Below is a window of Mycolicibacterium chitae DNA.
AGGTCGGCGATCACGCCGGCGATCTCGGAACGCCAGCCCAGACCCACGTCGCCGAGCGCGGGGACAGTGCGGACCGCGGTGTTCATCCGCCGCACCCGCCGCACCCTCCGCAGCCGCCGCCGCAGCCGCCCCCGCCACCGTCGCCGCCGCAGGAAGCGCCGCAACCGTCGCCGCTGGAAGACTCGCCGGCCAGTTCCACCGAACTGGAGTACTCGGAGTCCACGGCCCACAGGACCCCCGTGCCGAACAGCGCTGCCGACAACCCCACCGCCGCCGGACCGTAGGTCGCGAAGGCCGGGCGCTTGCTGGGCTCCAGGTACGCCAGGCGCTTTTTCTCGGCGGCGAGCAGCCGACGGCCGGCCCGGGTCAGCCGGTTCACGTCGAGCAGACTGGGCAGCACCCCCGCCCCGAGGCAGAGGGTGGGGATGGCCACGAACATGATCTGGGCCAGGTCGATCCCCGGCCCCGACAGCGGGGTCACGTGATACAGGCAGAACCCGATGCCCACCGCCATCACCGCGACCATGGGCGCCACACCCCGGCGCATCCGCTTGCGCTCGGCCCGGGTCCGCATCAGGCCGCGCGCGCTCAGGCGCTCTTCCAACGCG
It encodes the following:
- a CDS encoding TIGR04222 domain-containing membrane protein, producing MWIEKMIEFYGELLTGPVIAYLAVLAATIVYAVLWSFVTSPRNRTTDEPLSATELAYLRSDIAPVVTALAMLRATGRISRRGRVDATLPAGREADTFAGQVLERAAADPGHTVAGLYADSRDDLAALEERLSARGLMRTRAERKRMRRGVAPMVAVMAVGIGFCLYHVTPLSGPGIDLAQIMFVAIPTLCLGAGVLPSLLDVNRLTRAGRRLLAAEKKRLAYLEPSKRPAFATYGPAAVGLSAALFGTGVLWAVDSEYSSSVELAGESSSGDGCGASCGGDGGGGGCGGGCGGCGGCGG